Proteins encoded by one window of Tunturibacter psychrotolerans:
- a CDS encoding substrate-binding domain-containing protein, with amino-acid sequence MNILRKRYLFALLAVVLPLIAGCTRHSKSEQYYLIATNTAVPYWKAAANGFAAAGLEYGVSVDTRGPAGLNAQAEVDEFNAMVARKPAGILVSVANSQLMAPAIDAAIAAGIPVITIDSDSPESKRLYFIGTNNLEAGRLGGRRVAAVLNGKGNVVFFSNPGQPNLDERLKGYMDIFAGFPGIKVVENFDIKADPGTALDKAGEYLERKGPARVDAFICLDSRSGVNVAEAFKRRNITDRLLVAMDVDSDTLRLIGDGTIDSTISQKPYTMAYLGLKALDEIHHYPVKPMDQDFALDPYSPFPAFVNTGVALVDKTNLSAVMKKQKEANQ; translated from the coding sequence ATGAATATTTTGAGGAAGCGGTATCTTTTTGCGCTTTTAGCGGTGGTGCTTCCACTGATTGCGGGATGCACCCGCCACAGCAAAAGCGAGCAGTATTACCTGATCGCCACGAATACGGCGGTGCCCTATTGGAAGGCGGCCGCGAACGGATTTGCGGCAGCTGGACTGGAGTACGGGGTTTCGGTCGATACGCGAGGGCCGGCCGGTCTGAACGCACAGGCGGAGGTCGATGAATTCAACGCGATGGTGGCAAGGAAGCCTGCGGGGATTCTGGTTTCGGTTGCGAACTCGCAGTTGATGGCACCGGCGATTGACGCGGCAATCGCAGCGGGTATTCCGGTGATCACGATCGACTCGGATTCGCCAGAGAGCAAGCGGCTGTACTTTATTGGCACCAATAATCTGGAGGCTGGGCGATTGGGCGGAAGGCGTGTGGCTGCGGTGTTGAATGGGAAAGGAAATGTCGTGTTCTTTTCTAACCCGGGGCAGCCAAACCTTGACGAACGTTTGAAGGGCTATATGGATATCTTCGCCGGGTTTCCGGGAATCAAGGTGGTGGAGAACTTCGACATTAAGGCAGACCCGGGCACGGCGTTGGATAAGGCGGGTGAGTACCTTGAACGGAAGGGGCCAGCGAGGGTAGATGCGTTTATCTGCCTGGACTCGCGTTCGGGTGTGAATGTGGCGGAGGCGTTCAAACGGCGCAATATTACGGACCGTTTGTTGGTCGCGATGGACGTGGACTCTGACACGTTGAGACTGATCGGCGATGGCACGATCGATTCGACGATCTCGCAAAAGCCGTACACGATGGCGTATCTGGGGCTGAAGGCGTTGGATGAGATTCACCACTATCCTGTGAAGCCGATGGATCAGGACTTTGCGCTGGATCCTTATTCTCCGTTTCCGGCGTTTGTGAATACCGGAGTCGCGCTGGTGGATAAGACAAATCTGAGCGCCGTGATGAAGAAGCAAAAGGAGGCGAACCAGTAG